The Erythrobacter sp. JK5 genome includes a region encoding these proteins:
- a CDS encoding NAD(P)/FAD-dependent oxidoreductase — MERENNGSAAHADVVIVGTGHGGAQAAIALRQQGHDGTIMMIGRDSAPPYERPPLSKEYLAGDKGFERIMIRPEKFWADKGIELRLGCGVAEIDPLEHRVTLSDGSAIGYRKLIWSGGGDPRRLPCIGANRKNVFYVRDKRDADAMMAALDAGAKRAVVIGGGYIGLEAAAVLRKLGCAVTLVESEDRVLKRVAGEELSRFYEDEHRRQGVDIRLGRGVEEIVGENSHATGVRLDGDEILPCDMVVVGIGIVPAVAPLIAAGAAGSNGVDVDFCCRTTLDDIYAIGDCAAHVNPYADQAVIRLESVQNAHDMATTVARAIMGEKEPYNALPWFWSNQYDLKLQTAGLSLGYDATVLRGDPADRRFTLVYLKEGRPIAFDCVNTMKDYVQGRKLLEKGIEKIDPALLADPEVQLKELI; from the coding sequence ATGGAGCGAGAGAATAACGGATCGGCAGCCCACGCCGATGTGGTCATTGTCGGCACCGGCCATGGCGGCGCGCAGGCGGCGATTGCGCTCAGGCAACAGGGGCACGACGGTACCATAATGATGATCGGGCGCGATTCTGCGCCGCCCTACGAACGGCCTCCGCTGTCGAAGGAATATCTCGCCGGCGACAAGGGATTCGAACGGATCATGATCCGCCCGGAGAAATTCTGGGCCGACAAGGGAATCGAGCTGCGGCTCGGTTGCGGCGTCGCCGAGATCGATCCGCTGGAGCACAGGGTGACACTCTCCGACGGCAGCGCGATCGGCTATCGCAAGCTGATCTGGTCGGGCGGGGGCGATCCCCGGCGGCTGCCCTGCATCGGTGCCAATCGCAAGAACGTGTTCTACGTTCGCGACAAGCGCGATGCCGACGCGATGATGGCTGCGCTCGACGCCGGGGCGAAGCGGGCCGTCGTGATCGGAGGCGGATATATTGGGCTCGAAGCGGCAGCGGTGCTGCGCAAGCTCGGCTGCGCGGTGACGCTGGTCGAGAGCGAGGACCGCGTGCTCAAGCGGGTCGCGGGCGAGGAGCTGTCGCGCTTTTACGAAGACGAGCATCGCCGGCAGGGCGTCGATATCCGGCTCGGTCGCGGGGTGGAGGAAATTGTCGGCGAGAACAGTCATGCCACCGGGGTCAGGCTCGACGGGGACGAGATCCTGCCCTGCGACATGGTGGTGGTCGGGATCGGGATCGTGCCCGCAGTCGCCCCCCTGATCGCCGCCGGAGCGGCCGGATCGAACGGCGTCGACGTCGATTTCTGCTGCCGCACCACGCTCGATGATATCTACGCGATCGGCGATTGCGCCGCGCATGTGAACCCTTACGCCGACCAGGCGGTCATCCGCCTCGAATCGGTGCAGAACGCGCACGACATGGCCACCACGGTCGCGCGCGCGATCATGGGGGAGAAAGAGCCCTACAACGCGCTGCCGTGGTTCTGGTCGAACCAGTACGATCTCAAGCTGCAGACCGCCGGGCTGAGCCTCGGCTACGATGCGACGGTGCTGCGCGGCGACCCGGCGGACCGCCGGTTCACTCTTGTGTATCTCAAGGAAGGTCGCCCGATCGCGTTCGACTGCGTGAACACGATGAAGGACTATGTCCAGGGCCGCAAATTGCTCGAGAAGGGGATCGAGAAGATCGATCCCGCGTTGCTCGCCGACCCGGAGGTTCAGCTCAAGGAGCTGATCTGA